A region from the Fusarium musae strain F31 chromosome 1, whole genome shotgun sequence genome encodes:
- a CDS encoding hypothetical protein (EggNog:ENOG41) has protein sequence MAPSGISSVVSCEPSPDYKPQNEDADYRQTHLQKRFTLVSTIAFGFTTMNSWVAFASGHAVPLSCGAGPTLIYGLLVSGIVMTILAAGYAELASAFPSAGGQYHIVYMTFPASTRRFAAFFTGWMSILYTMGATASCSFFVAQSILSLVSLWNETYVAQSWHVYLVHICLCTIAFLAASRFPAAIGSIGVSVFWLSIIGFIASLATLLAVQEVKQPSKFVFTEFTNVSGWTDGWAAMIGLASCLWAYCGIDAPSHLSEEVDNPSRNIPIAIGATIILGIITVIGWNIGLMYVIKDVQGLIASGAPIMEVYNQALGSKAATTIWAIYYILVFYHIILNLFVFSSRILWSFSRDGGVPYSSYVSRLRWSNPVRATAIMLCLQIIIDILYIASKTAYSSFINLTLFALNITVVLPQTVLLFTGRDSLPKRAFALGRYGYAVNALATIFMLFFSVVFAFPVAKPVTGSSMNYLVLV, from the exons ATGGCTCCGTCCGGCATTAGTTCCGTCGTCTCATGCGAGCCCTCACCCGACTACAAACCCCAGAATGAAGATGCAGACTATCGACAAACCCACCTCCAAAAGCGCTTCACACTCGTATCGACAATCGCATTCGGCTTCACCACCATGAACTCCTGGGTCGCTTTCGCTTCAGGCCACGCCGTTCCTCTATCATGCGGCGCTGGACCAACTCTAATCTACGGTCTTCTGGTCAGTGGCATCGTCATGACCATCCTCGCAGCAGGTTACGCAGAGCTAGCTTCTGCCTTTCCGTCTGCAGGTGGCCAGTACCATATCGTGTACATGACATTCCCAGCTTCGACGCGTCGATTCGCTGCGTTCTTTACGGGATGGATGTCGATTCTATATACCATGGGAGCTACGGCTTCGTGCAGCTTCTTTGTCGCACAGTCAATCCTTAGCCTGGTGTCCTTGTGGAATGAGACGTATGTCGCTCAGAGTTGGCATGTCTATCTTGTCCACATTTGTCTATGTACCATCGCATTCCTGGCTGCTTCTCGCTTTCCAGCTGCTATTGGTAGCATCGGTGTCTCAGTGTTTTGGCTCTCGATTATCGGCTTCATCGCATCGCTTGCAACGCTCCTGGCAGTTCAAGAAGTCAAGCAGCCTAGCAAGTTTGTCTTCACTGAATTCACGAACGTCTCTGGTTGGACAGACGGATGGGCTGCTATGATCGGCCTCGCTAGTTGTCTCTGGGCCTATTGCGGTATTGACGCGCCCAGTCATCTCTCGGAAGAGGTCGACAACCCAAGCCGGAATATCCCCATCGCAATTGGCGCTACAATCATTCTGGGAATCATCACAGTGATAGGCTGGAACATTGGTCTTATGTATGTCATCAAAGACGTTCAAGGACTCATTGCTTCAGGTGCGCCAATCATGGAAGTATATAACCAAGCTCTGGGCTCCAAGGCTGCAACGACAATCTGGGCGATTTACTACATTCTCGTGTTCTAtcacatcatcctcaaccttttcGTCTTTTCATCTCGAATTCTGTGGTCGTTCTCTCGAGACGGCGGTGTTCCTTATTCCTCCTACGTCTCTCGCCTCAGATGGTCCAACCCAGTCCGCGCAACTGCCATCATGCTCTGCCTCcaaatcatcatcgacatcctctACATCGCTTCGAAAACAGCCTACagcagcttcatcaacctgACTCTGTTCGCACTCAACATCACAGTCGTACTGCCACAAACTGTCTTGTTGTTTACTGGCCGTGATTCACTGCCAAAGAGGGCGTTCGCATTGGGCAGATATGGATACGCTGTCAATGCGCTGGCAACCATCTTCATGCTCTTCTTTAGTGTCGTGTTCGCATTCCCTGTTGCCAAGCCTGTTACCGGAAGTTCTATGAATTATCTTGTT TTAGTCTGA
- a CDS encoding hypothetical protein (EggNog:ENOG41), with protein MDANPTPNPSNDKQSLVRVYVVQRCPRLLCLEHGVQTAIEEIATAAKAGANLIAFPETWLTGYPAWVFGMASWNDPEARSWYKSLVEASPTASSSHINRIRDAARENNIEVVLGFNERARESGGTIYNSVAMIGRDGSLRGVHRKLTPTHAERLVWANGDAQGLRAHDTSFGRVGAAVCWEHFHPLIRQALHTEDEQIHIALWPDMPSAHQVASRQYAFEGRCFVVAAASYLDKGSVPPELLEAYVKGAGSTELFTGGSSVIGPDGEYIAGPVYGPEPLIVDIDISQTIAYKHDLDVAGHYGRPDIFKLSVNKEGDRR; from the coding sequence ATGGACGCCAACCCTACACCAAACCCTTCCAACGACAAACAGAGCCTCGTCCGAGTCTACGTCGTCCAGCGATGTCCCCGTCTCTTATGCCTCGAACACGGCGTCCAAACGGCAATTGAAGAGATCGCGACAGCAGCAAAGGCCGGAGCCAATCTCATAGCATTTCCCGAAACATGGCTGACGGGTTACCCTGCTTGGGTATTCGGAATGGCGAGCTGGAACGACCCGGAAGCCCGAAGTTGGTATAAGAGCCTCGTTGAAGCCAGTCCCACTGCTTCAAGTTCGCATATCAACCGAATCAGAGACGCTGCGAGGGAGAATAATATTGAAGTCGTTCTTGGATTCAACGAACGAGCGCGAGAAAGTGGCGGGACTATATATAACAGTGTCGCAATGATTGGACGGGATGGTTCTCTTCGGGGCGTTCATCGCAAGCTTACGCCTACTCACGCTGAAAGACTTGTCTGGGCGAATGGAGATGCGCAAGGTCTCAGGGCCCATGATACTAGCTTTGGGAGGGTCGGTGCGGCGGTATGTTGGGAACATTTCCATCCTCTCATCAGACAAGCTCTGCATACCGAAGATGAGCAGATCCATATTGCGCTATGGCCCGATATGCCTTCAGCGCATCAGGTCGCTTCTCGACAATATGCATTTGAAGGAAGATGCTTTGTCGTAGCTGCAGCTTCGTATCTAGACAAAGGCTCTGTTCCGCCCGAATTGCTGGAGGCATACGTCAAAGGTGCTGGGTCAACGGAACTGTTCACCGGTGGCTCAAGTGTCATCGGGCCAGATGGGGAGTACATTGCAGGTCCCGTATATGGTCCCGAGCCGTTAATTGTTGACATCGATATTAGTCAGACGATTGCTTATAAGCATGATCTTGATGTTGCAGGCCATTATGGCAGGCCGGATATCTTCAAGCTATCAGTGAACAAGGAGGGGGATCGGAGATGA
- a CDS encoding hypothetical protein (EggNog:ENOG41), which yields MLMPRPKPKVALGGYSVLLDAVDAVDAVDDGSEVGHLHLSKVYPGAVDAEDAENLVVK from the exons ATGTTGATGCCGCGCCCAAAGCCGAAGGTTGCCTTAGGAGGTTACAGTGTTTTGCTTGACGCTGTTGACGCTGTTGACGCTGTTGACGATGGAAGCGAGGTGGGTCACCTGCATCTCAGCAAGGTCTATCC CGGCGCTGTTGACGCTGAAGACGCTGAGAATCTCGTTGTTAAATGA
- a CDS encoding hypothetical protein (EggNog:ENOG41) — protein MSRPIENGKLHCLQIGVPITDTETTFALPDPEGYSVIAESMSGETDTHEYWGSARDRIPRSQTDPLEPDGWPSLKDEEDSLDPRGKLVTVDPHENLCLIRSGQVWGNSTPTEIKSYNAEIKPTLDSGMEELTKKSQQFGCFSNRYMRIEDDDGNPVGKTWSISMWESLGRLEKWSLTPKHKEIFGTQINHFNRMEREGEVANLNLWHELMVLRKKDQSFMYFNCHKKIGILLAIDN, from the exons ATGTCGCGACCTATCGAGAATGGGAAGCTTCACTGCCTCCAGATTGGTG TCCCGATTACTGATACGGAGACTACATTTGCTCTACCGGATCCAGAGGGCTACTCAGTCATCGCAGAGTCAATGAGTGGTGAGACAGATACACATGAGTATTGGGGATCAGCGAGGGATCGTATTCCGAGATCACAGACGGACCCTCTTGAACCAGATGGCTGGCCATCactcaaggatgaggaagattcGTTGGACCCTCGTGGGAAGCTTGTTACTGTCGATCCTCACGAGAATCTCTGCCTTATCCGCTCCGGGCAAGTCTGGGGGAACAGTACACCAACAGAGATCAAGTCATACAACGCAGAGATCAAACCAACCCTCGACAGCGGCATGGAAGAACTCACTAAGAAAAGCCAGCAATTTGGATGCTTCTCCAACAGATACATGCGCATagaggacgacgatgggAATCCAGTGGGCAAGACGTGGAGCATCAGTATGTGGGAGTCGCTTGGACGTCTTGAGAAGTGGTCTCTTACGCCTAAGCACAAGGAGATCTTTGGTACACAGATCAATCACTTTAATCGGATGGAGCGGGAGGGCGAGGTGGCTAATCTGAATCTCTGGCATGAGCTTATGGTGTTACGTAAGAAGGATCAGTCATTTATGTATTTTAACTGTCATAAGAAAATCGGGATACTATTGGCGATTGACAACTAG